The DNA window aataataataacaataataataataataataataataataataatattattattattattattattattattattattatagtaaaTATAATTATGATAATCATGTTATACATTATAGGTCCCATATTATATTTCACACCGCTGTCAACAACAATGTATTCGATAcgtattgccccaaacccatccgtggtcctgagcttcagctgtctaaaagtcgctctacagagcgctattcagagcagtctgtttgtgtgcctgcacctttaaatgctaatgagctccgtctgtcaacgcctacttggagagcccttctTGCtacgtcactctcagggagaggatgccacttgcgttagcagttagcatgcgCTAATATTTACAGTGgatgtatatttaaatgtatagctatggctcgcggagatgctttcgttcaaccaaaccagtttggcccagaaggagaggctcctgaagaagtacagactctgaggctgcagcaggacgtttcagaatggtcaGTGTGCCTGAataattttagtttgtttgtatgtgttgttacagttgctgccatgtagctaatggctaacagctagcgaaagctgtgtttgtctccaaactcttggacactgttagcatcgtctctgtctccagtctgcacatgtttccaaactttttactgtgacaaccaaactccctcgtaatattattaacattaacacattattaacactcgcttcaaacgccattgcatagcggaccgaagcggagctaactagtaagccagtttccagctgacttcaccatactggtaggcaactataaatactgtCAAACAGCGgcgacacttttcggtggcttgGATGTAGTTGCTGGGTCCAGcatggttgggactgatccttttagGAGcgtcagtgtcgaggcaaagccagctttttactgaccctcattactgaggcagtctgatgtgaagtggttagcagACACATACAAGCTAAGACGAACCGCAGCCGacacgttgtcttaaaatatgaaacgcaaccactgtatcttctgttgttctgtagctgtgacagaatataggcacttatgttgatttttacaaccaacaacagagctgtttgcgtgtctagctttgagcgacgacattgtgaaactctgctgtcCCACTGCAGGACATcccgaacttcacctcggggatgagCGCCCTCCTGTCTGATATTTCCTATCACCaggcagaggaggtcggcctatgataaaGACTCCTTTCCTTATGTAACAgaaggagcagattctgaacagcctgtaggagcaccgtgttaccagtgggtgggctgcagagaccatgcaggtGTTTCGGATTAACGCGGGGCtatgttaactggcgaccgtcagccgaatgcgtctgtggtcaccgtagctacaacagatgttgaaaacggaaagagaagacgtagctgtcctcaaatctgcctctttgttcaggttttctctggtcaaaacatacctgatacgtgttcggtctgctgtttgattaaacgtgtctgaccctcagtcgctgtatcaaagttgctggttgttacggaggacgttgtaaacaggaaaatggagcgTTGCTCTTCCTGTAAATGTGTctatctctaataaacctttattaaaaacacgtactcgtgacttctccctgtaaacatgcatcacacaaGGGAACTATAaaccttgtaaataaaataaaagttaaaaaaaaaaaaaaagaaggaaaaaaaaaataattacgggacttgaactcacattcactgagggGCAAAAACACAAGCGCAGTAGCCGAACCACTCTGCCAATCAAATCGCTCAGGTGATTGTCGGTATGAcctatttctctcttcacagcggacacacagacacctctggGTCGCAGAAGAAGGCCAGATCACTTGTGACCGCAGTGTCTGTTCACCGTGTCTGTACggtgatgatttataacacaaatagGCATAACCTTTATGAAATGCACTTACTCGTCTTTACTGTCTATTTAAGTAAATATTCCTCACACAGAAGAACAATGGAACCCTTttaaacgaaacaaaaaaataaataaataaaacatgggacTTGAACTTAGActcagtgagggaaaaaaaacattacaactAACCCACTACACCAGACTAACTACAGTTTTACTTACAGCATATCCTTTTAGCATAAGCACAGACACCTTTTGGACACAGAAGGTGGCAGGACAGCTTGTGACCACAGTGTCTATGCACCAAAAACATGATCAATGTATGTTCTTATCTGTAAGATTATGTTATAGGCCACTTTAACTGTGTAGGAATAACACTTGCTGCCCAAAAGATGCAACAACTGGACAATGCAAAATTTTTATGAAAATTGTCCTCCTCTTTATCTGCTCAAAATATAGACTCAGTTATTTTCCATCATTcaagcattttatttcattttacttcattaTAGAAGGTTTTTACCAAGAATTATTTTGTAGAATCTTATTTGTGTCATAAATCATCACCGTACAGACACGGTGAACAGACGCTGCGGTCACAAGTTGATCTGGCCTTCTTCTGCGACccagaggtgtctgtgtgtcagacacGTGTCAGACACGTTGCTCTTcatagatatgtactttatatgaccccacttcaaaaaacacgaactatccctttaatgtaaAATCAGCACTTTTGTCATTAGGTTCCCTCTATTGTCTGCAGATTTTTTCAATCGCTAAaaatatcatgttaaaatatgactttctAATGTGAAAGTCACCCGTCTGAATAGTACTTAAGTAAATGGCTTAAGGTATCTAATATTAAACTTACTCCAGTAAGTAAGTAATGTTATGGTGATGAATGTactaaagtatcaaaagtaaatgtattaTCTATCTGGCTAATTATCACTTGCCATATCCAGCATAGTGGGACTGTGCTGACGACACAAGTCCATGCAAGGAAGCCAACAGAGATCAGCCAAGGgccatttaaccaaatattagaaGTACcctatgtatatttttgatctATTGAGATTTGGTCACATTGAATATAAAGGCTTTTTGTGACACTGTAGTTTGCGTTCCTCTAATTACATCACTGAAAAAATGAGAGCTctagaaatcattggaactgaagactgcaTTGATATACGTTTTATTTATAAGTTTATATAAACATTTGACTGCAACTgtagaatgtctttttttgcctCAGAGCAAAAGCCACAATCCAAACAGACTCTTTCAACATGAGgaagaatatttattttatatcaaacaGAAATCTTTTCAAAGATTGTTTTATCTTTGGTAGATTTAATCCATACATGATGGGGGTGAGCATGGGTTGGTAAATGAGGAGACACAGTGTAAAGAAACTTCGTTCTCTATCTGACATAAGAGCCACATCCGAAGTTAAATCAGTAGAGTAAAAGATGAAGCCGATAAACAAGCCCGAAACTGAGACAATCTGAGGTGTGCAGGTGGTGACAGCTTTTTGTCTGCTCTCTTCAGAGGTGTTCAGACAAACGACCAAAATCTTCATGTATGAGACTAAAATGAGACTAAATGGCATAACAATagttgaaaaggaaaaaagtagGTCAGATAGCTTGTGGAATACTGAAACTGAACATGCAAGTTTAACTATCAAGTGGTGGTCACAAAACAATTTGTCAAAGATATTTCCACAAAATTTCAAACGAAtggcaaaagaaaatgagaacatATTATTAACAAATGAATACATCCATACAACAACAGTGATCTTACATACTCTCCTTGTGTTCATTATGACATTGTAGTGTAAAGGACAACAGATAGCGACATATCTGTCATAGGCCATGGCTGCTAAACTACAAAACTCAATAGAGGCAGATGTGGAAAGACAACACATTTGCAGAAAACACCATGGCAGGGTCACTTCATGGgtttctgaaaacatctgtgacatcacaagaggATACACTAAGGTGGTGGCAAAACTTTCATTCGCAAGCAAATTACACAGTAAAATATACATCGGCTCATGTAACTTTTTGTCCAAAAATATGACCACGATAAGAGCTATATTATTGACACATATGGAGAGGTACCATAACAGCATTATGCAGAAATACAGGTATTTTAATTCTCCAATATTACCATAGGCTGCCAACACAAAAGATAAAACCTCAGTTGAGTTCTCCATATCTTCCTTGTATAATGTGGGTGCCATACAGTGAGATTAGCAACAAAATTAACTCACTAATAGTGTTGTTTACATTACATTGTAGTCTCTTGTATattgtaaccctaacccttttgaATAATGCCTCAGTCAAAGATTAACCCTGCATTTAAGTTCTCTCATTAATCTTGATGTTAGGCATCACATTCACATGCTTTTCTTGGTTGTTTGTCCAGTGTACAGAAATAAAGAATCACAAAGAAATCTCATCAGTTTGAATTGTAGTTTCATAATATTGTCGCACTTTCTCTAAAATTATGTTTCCAACAATGGAACTAAATGTCTTGTTACTGATCCTGCAGAGCAGAGTGCAACACCACCACTGTCTATTCCACCTCTCTGGTAAAAATAAGCGAAGTTAAAATGGATTGTGGTCATTAAAAATTACAACATCACTCAGTTGGTCATTGGATTATGATGAGAGCTTAAACGCTTAAAATGGTTAAAAGATATCTTAGAAATACCTGTTTGAATCTGATTTGTAATTTGATAAATGTCTCTTTAGTCACCTGCATTGTAAACTTAGGCATAAGTAGACAAAGAACAACATTAAGCACACAGTATGTgaacataaatgaaaatgaccaTTTTACACACGTGATACGAGACTGCTGGTGTCTTATAGATATGAAGGTCTCCAGGTGGATGCTGCTGCCCTCCCAACTGAACAAGACAAACGCCTCCACTGAACTTTATACAGTTCTTGTTCGACGAGTTGAATCAGGGTGCCCTCGAGGGCCAAGCTGCTAATACAACCTTGAACGTTTTCCTATTTCCTTTCATCATAGAATAAAAATGCATCTCTGTGCGATTCACagggaaatacattttgattcatATCACACCAACAGAAATTTCCCTCCTTGTCAACTTTAATAACAAGTTTAAGTGAATGTTTCTACAGTTTTGATAACTGCATCACTTCATTAGTAGCAAGAGTGAAGGTTTGCACATGGATGGTAAATAAATGTCCTTGGCATGTACACTCATCCTAAGACAGCACAACAAAGGAGCTCATGTGTATGGGGCGCTGAAGTTGTgcatgataaaataaacagcaacatttctCCACATTTAGCAACAAACCACATCTAAATCGAATATGTTTAGCTAATATGGAAATTCACACTGCCTGTCATCGGAAGTACCACAACAAAAGCTCAATGTCACGATCTCACATGATCTGCGGCCCTCTTCTGGTAGTCAGACGGAGTGATTGCGCTGCACTGTTAGTCAAGTCTCCTCACAGTGCTCTCATGTTGCCTGCCAGCATGTCCAGTGATTTAGCACCGCCACAGCACTCGGTAAGTCTGTGGTGGATGCTGTAGCTGTCACAACAGTTGCTGTCATTGCAGACACATTGCTTAAATCAAAAGGGCCCTACCAATGTTTCCAGCGAAGTCACAgtgacatttagatttaacatttagatctACAATTTTTCATTTAGATTTGATATTGTCATTAAATTCTTACATAGAAGTAAACATCACAAAGTCTGCAAATATAGCTGTAAATCTCGTCAAAAgtaacattaaaatattcacgtttttttaaacaaggttTGTGATAAATATGCCGACAAGTTGTTTATTTTAGCACGTGCAACTTAAAAATCGGCGCACATAGGAAAAAACGGCTATGTGGACACAACCTTGTGTTACTATTTAGCCCTTTCTGAGGCTATTGCATGGACTTCTTGCGGGCAAGGAGTAGGCTCTTGGGCCTCTACCAATGAGATCACCACACCTATAGGTTAGCTGCTCACCTCTTTAGTGACAAGTGTGCTCTGTTTTGTCAGGCTGATAAAGGCTTAGTGctcaaacatatttgttttttcccacaATAAAAACTATGCCCATAATAAAGACTGcaatttttttcctctgagagtgGCGCAATTAGGATCCCGGGTTGTACCCATGTGAACACCAATCCTACGCACTTGGTAGTTTTTGAGCAGAATTGGCAGAATGCATGAATACAATGGAGATCAACTGTAGTGACTATCAGCTCTCACTCTATCCACACATATGATGTTGGATTTTTCCCATAGAGCAGAGATAACAATCTAAACAGACTcttgcaacatgaagaagaatatttatttcatgtcaaaCAGAAACGTTCTACTTTATCTGACACAAGCTGTATCAAACCTGGAATCAGTAGTGTAAAAATGAGGCAAGTAAACAAGCCTGAAACTGAGAGGCTTGCACGTGGTGACAGCTTTCTGCCTGCTTTCTTCAGAGGTGTTCAGACAAACAACCAAAATCTTCATGTAAGAGACTACAATGAGACACAAAGGCATGAAGCAGGTCACGTATTTTGTCATGTACAGAAACTGAACATGCAAGTTTAATCATTATTTCTCAatgacatttccacaaaaattcaaatgaacaatgagagaaaataagaacatAGCTTTAATAAATGGATAGATCCATACAAGAACAGTGATAGTACCTACTCGTCTTTTGTTTCTTATGACATTGTAGTGTAAACCGTAATGATTGTCAGCTCCCACTCTATCCACACATATGATGTTGAATTTTTCCCACAGACCAGAAAAAACAATCTACACAGACTCTTGCAACATGAatagaatatttattttctatcaaGCAGAAATCTTTTCAATGATTGTTTTATCTTTGGTAAGTTAAATCCATACATAATGGGGGTGAGCATAGGTTGGTAAATGAGGAGACACAGTGTAAAAAAACTACGTACTTTATCTGACACCAGAGTTGCatcaaacatggaaataataaaatgaaaaataaggcCTATAAACAAGCCAGAAAGGGAGAAAATCTGAGGTGTGCAGGTGGTGACAGCTTTTTGCCAGCTTTCTTCAGAGGTGTTCTGACAAACGACCAAAATCTTTATGTAAGAGAATAAAATGAGACTAAATGGGATAACAATAGTCACAAAGGCATGAAGCAGATCAGATACTTTGTTGAGTACTGAAACTGAACATGCAAGTTTAATTATTAAGTAGTGGTCACAAAACAATTTGTCAgtgacatttccacaaaatttcaaatcaattatgTAAGAAAATGAGAACATACTATTGACAAATGAATACATCCATACAACAACAGTGATGGTACCTACTTGTCTTGTGTTCATTATGACATTGTAGTGTAAAGGACAACAGATAGCGACATATCTGTCATAGGCCATGGCTGCTAAACTACAAAACTCAATAGAAGCAGATGTGGAGAGACAACCCATCTGCATAAAACACCACAGCAGGGTCACTTCATGGGtgtctgaaaacatctgtgacATTACAAGGGGATAAATTACGGTGGTGACAAAAATTTCATTCATAAGCAAATTACATAGTAATATATACATCGGCTCATGTAACCTTTTGTCCAAAAATATGATCACGATAACAGCTGCGTTATTGACACATATGGAGAGGTACCATAACAGCATTATGCAGAAATACAGGTATTTTAATTCTCCAATATTACCATAGGCTGccagcacaaaaaacaaaacctcagtTGAGTTctccatttctgttttgtgtaaATGATCTGCAACACGGTGAGATTAGCAACAAAATGGACTCAGTAAAAGTCTTGTCCTTTATCCTTTTGAATAATGCCTCAGCCAACAATTAACCCTGCATATAAGTATTCTCTTAATCTTGGTGTTAGGCATCACATTCACATGCTTTTCTTGGTTGTTTGTCCAGAGTACAGAAATGAAGAATCACAAAGAAATTTCA is part of the Acanthopagrus latus isolate v.2019 chromosome 9, fAcaLat1.1, whole genome shotgun sequence genome and encodes:
- the LOC119026169 gene encoding olfactory receptor 11A1-like, whose translation is MENSTEVLSFVLAAYGNIGELKYLYFCIMLLWYLSICVNNIALIVVIFLDKKLHEPMYILLCNLLANESFATTLVYPLVMSQMFSETHEVTLPWCFLQMCCLSTSASIEFCSLAAMAYDRYVAICCPLHYNVIMNTRRVCKITVVVWMYSFVNNMFSFSFAIRLKFCGNIFDKLFCDHHLIVKLACSVSVFHKLSDLLFSFSTIVMPFSLILVSYMKILVVCLNTSEESRQKAVTTCTPQIVSVSGLFIGFIFYSTDLTSDVALMSDRERSFFTLCLLIYQPMLTPIMYGLNLPKIKQSLKRFLFDIK
- the LOC119026204 gene encoding olfactory receptor 11A1-like, producing the protein MENSTEVLFFVLAAYGNIGELKYLYFCIMLLWYLSICVNNAAVIVIIFLDKRLHEPMYILLCNLLMNEIFVTTVIYPLVMSQMFSDTHEVTLLWCFMQMGCLSTSASIEFCSLAAMAYDRYVAICCPLHYNVIMNTRQVGTITVVVWMYSFVNSMFSFSYIIDLKFCGNVTDKLFCDHYLIIKLACSVSVLNKVSDLLHAFVTIVIPFSLILFSYIKILVVCQNTSEESWQKAVTTCTPQIFSLSGLFIGLIFHFIISMFDATLVSDKVRSFFTLCLLIYQPMLTPIMYGFNLPKIKQSLKRFLLDRK